Part of the Triticum urartu cultivar G1812 chromosome 2, Tu2.1, whole genome shotgun sequence genome, atctaGCTCATTGATCTCTATGTTGTTGCAGGCCACGGGAACTAGTCTCTgtggcgagcggcgatgagcaCTTTCTTGTCCacaagatgctgcttgagagcatccacggattcctccaccagccttctgcgctcgatgcgcagcatggcattctcgtccataagtttctctacgatgacgccggtcctcttcaacaattcagtagtctcctcctgctgctccgcacttccggtgatcttcgccctcagcaggtcgcacTCGGCCCAGAGCTttgcattgctctcatttagttgccggatgacgtccgcaaaagaggctttcatgtcatcctgcaacctcgcccggccggagatctgatccatctggctatggacgattgCCTGCATGCGTCTATAAGAGTCCTCACCTGGCCGCGAGACACAAGGATGCCGCGGCACGGGAGGACATTTGTGCTGCAttcgcggcgcggcgggacatctcttctgctttcgcgacgtggccggaccagtctgccgtatcgacggtgcggcgggacctgcgtgctgcttcggcggtgcgcgggacctctgtgctgctacggCCGTGCGGCGGGACATGCCGGCTGCGttcgcagcgaggcgggacatctcttgtgcttccgcttccatgctcgcatctccctggtggcaatctctcgacccagaactcacgctggccatggcagacgcaaagggaacgatgatgaatgactttgttttattggatgaggagttgaggaggaatgtgcagtcatcttggagcagtagtatttataaccgagtagtaatacactcctaagtgggaaaccgtttaggttttgatcgatgtaaacaggtttgcaatttggaatgtgacgggacgcatgctcaaaatttactggcggttataagtgcggcactattttcGGAAGGCGTAATGTGGGCATgtacgccttctcggccgcgtacatggcgtttgcaccatagggtgcaccgcaataggtaATGCCAGCATACGTCTTATTCCAACAACCGTGCGTGCTCGTTATTACCATCGTGcatgcttcttttaattagaatgtgtgtgcccaTCTAGCACACACAcattgatctatctaactgtttcagtttgttgtggctaatcacaaatagttcatccatgtgaagtgtacgtcacaatcgcagacactttgatctggctgacccgtttctattatgttgcctaatcgcaaatagttaatccttctgaagcgtatgccctcaatcacacacaccttaatctggctgaccatttcttttgtgttgcctaatcacaaacattacatccgagtgaaccgtatactgtatatcgcacatgccttcatcaggctacccatttcttttgttccgcctcatcacaaacagttcattggactgaaccgtatgcccttcatcacacacgcaactaaaatctgaaccgtatttgatggctccgccattgCAAATGTTTTCCACCTTTTTTGACAGTTCTTTTACACCACTGTTtacgattattgcatcgcacacagtttcgtcgaagggtttCCGAACGTAGTgttgcgttagcagcatcctgcagtagtgacgctttgatcatttcatcaaagcgaatgttccaactccgagatgcttgcactagcccatagatggagcgctggagcttgcataccttgtcagcattcttaggatcgacaaaaccttccggctgcatcatatacaattctttcttaaggaaaccattaaggaatgtcgttttgacgtccatttgccatacctcataatcatagaatgcggcaattgctaacatgattcagacggacttaagcttcgctacgggtgagaaggtctcatcgtagtcaactccttgaacttgtcgataacccttagcgacaagccgagccttatagatggtcacattaccatccgtgccagtcttcttcttaaagatccactTATTCTCTATGTcatgccaatcatcgggcaagtcctccaaagtccatactttgttctcatacatggatcctatctcggatttcatggattcaagccatttgttggaatctgggcccgccatcgcctCTTCATAGTTTAAAGGTTCATCGTTGTCTAATAACATGATTTCTAGgacagggttaccgtaccactgTGGTGTgaaacgtgtcctcgtggacctacgaagttcagtagcaacttgatccgaagtttcatgatcatcaacaTTAACgccctctctagtcggtgcaggcaccacagaaacatctttTTGTGTTgcgctactctccggttcaagagggggtacctcatcaagttataaTTTCCTctcacttacttctttcgagagaaacactttctccagaaaggattcattcttggcaacaaagatcttgccttcggatctgaggcaTTGGTGGGTCACTACTCGCAAACACATCCACAAAACACACTGCCAAGCTTTTGACTTGGCAGTGAGCTCGGTATGCTGGAGCCTTTGGATATAGAGAAACGACCGTGTGTTTCGCAATACTTCTAGTTGGATGAGTGCTATGGACCTAGTCACGAAAATCTTTGAGGAGCTACATTTATGGACCCTAGCAGGAGGGAGAGGAATCAGCGTGTGGTGTGAGTAGTAGCGTGAGGTAGCAGGGGTAGGAGTTGGAGTGTCATTTTGCCTTAGCCGTCATGTGGCTTTGAGGCTTCATTTCTTGTACATACTCTTTCTATTTTCTATAAATTTACGATACGCATTTTGCGTATTCttaaaaaaattaatttttttcATGGAAAAACCTAgagaaaataagaaaaaaaaagcCATAAACATGGATTTTTTTCCTTACTTTTTCTCATTCCGAATTATGCCTCTCGTGAAAGCAAATATGTGCCTTCACGAGAAGCAAATTTGTAACTCTAGCAGAAGCAAAAAAAATGATCTTTTTCCTTTCCAAGAGGCATAGATGTGTCTTTTGTGGAAGCAAACATGTACCTCCATGAGAGAAAAATATGTGCCTCAAGCTGAAAAAAAATATAGAAAACATCATATATAAAGATCATATAGTTAGGGTAACACGTGTACGAGACGCAGTGCAGTACAAAGACACAAGAGGTAGTACAAAAAGGCCAAATATTTCACCTAGCCGGCCTTGACTCTATCAGCAGCAGGCCCAGGTTTTTACTACTTGTGGATTTTGATCTCTCTTTGCTCGGCCCGATCTGACATAAGCGCAGAAAACAGAAACCTGGCCCATGCGGCGACTATTCCCACGGCGGCGGCCACCaaacgccacgccacgccacggcAAGCGCGGGCCACCGCGCGTACGGGCTGCGCCCGGCGCGATCGGCAGCGAGATCGTGGGCGCCTCTTGTCACGAGATCCTCGGCCCCGTGGCCGTGGGAAGCGGCCGGATGGATCGTTCGCGCCGCTGCTGCTTCCTGTTGCCGTGCCGAGCGGAGCGCCTGATCGAGACGGCTTGTTTGATCGCGGCCGTCGTTTTCCCTCGGCCCGGACGTTGTATCTGTCTCGTGGTGGCACCCGCTGCGTGATCGAGACGTGGGGGTTGTTGTAATCGCCCGAGTGCAATCGCGCATCCGGCGCGAGAAGCAGACGGTTTTCCGACGCCGCAAGCAAAAATTGCGCGCTCGTGCTGCTGCCGGTGCCGGCACCCCGTACACCACAGTAGAGTTCTGGCGCCAATTTACTCCAGGTTAGTGCAGCGATGCGTACTTGCGGAAACGATAAGAACGCGCCAGGAAGGCCATGGTTCCTCGATCCCCAATCAACGGCGGTGCATCCGTGAAAGACATGGCGCGGTAAAGCGCTAGGCTACAAAACGTACGGTGCCACAGTAGCCGTAGCTAGCTGGACGATGGGTACAGGCACAGTCAACAGTACTAGTCACAAGGCGCCAGGCGCCAGACGCCCGGTACAAAGTACACTTCttcttttttgctttttttatttaattttttgaggatcacttcttcttttttttttctttgctGGGAAAAGGTAGAGTACACTTGAGTGATGATGGGCCGGCCTGGCGAACATTTTCCTGTATCCGGGCTGAAGTGAACACATCACATTGACACCAAGTGGGGGGCTTCCATCGGCCCAAATAGCAACAGATTATTCTGCAAAGTTGTTACTACTTCACTACTGCAAAGGCCACGGCCACAAACAAGCTGGATACCACTGACTGCACTCCATAGGCCGTGGCCTAGTGCCCATATGAGTTCGTGGTAATGCCGTTTGTCAGGCGCTCGAATTTGGCGTTGCCTGACAGTATTTCCTCCACGGCTTTCTGAAAACAGAGCAACAAATCAGTGatatccacacacacacacacccaacAGAGAGCATCGGTGACAGAAGTTCAAATGAATCCATAGTAGTAATAACACTTTTGTACCTCGATGCATGTCAAAGTATACTGCACGTCACTGTCTGAAATTTGGTAGTGAGTGACAAGTCTGACGCTGCAAATTAAGGGGGTTCAAAATGGAGGGTTAAAAGTTAGCATTATCAAGCATACATCATACTCCGTATGTAATAAGAGCGAGTTTCTTTTAGATACAGTCTGAAGTATTAGTTAGAGGCCAGTACAGGCACAAGGATGCTTATTATACTGAGCAGCTGGGCTTGACAATACTACTAAGGAGTGAAAAAAAAGCAGTTGAGCGAACTGAATTGAACCTCTTGGAGCTTGCTGGCATTGCAAGCACATTGCGCTGTTCCAGGACTTGACAGAGTTTGTCAGGTGTTATGCGTGGATCCGCAATATCAAAGAATACCTAGAGAATACATCTCCCAGGGTTATAAACATGATATTTAAAGGCGACATATTTCAAAACCAATAGATGGACTTGCTGGCTAACCATGTTGGTCTCCACTGAAGCTAAATCAACTGTAAACTGTTTAATTTTCGTCAGACCATCTGAACAATTGGAAAGACAGACAAATTCAGGGTTGTATGACTTCGTGATATCGATAGAAGATTTGTGAATCCACATGGAAAAGATCAAATGGAACCTGCTAAAACTTTGGCCTTCCTATGGTCATCGGCAAGCTTGCCTACGGTGTCGCGAACCGCAAGATAGGCAGCAGCACAGAGAATTCCAACCTGCCTCATTCCACCACCTAGTGTCTTCCTAAGAATCTTAGCCTGAAAGTATTGTTCAGAGTTCAGTTACATGTTCTCTTAAgcttagtactccctccgatccaaattAATTGACGCAGCTAAGTAGCAAAATATCCGTCGTCACCTTGTCTATGAAGGCCTTCGAACCAACAATAACTGATCCAACAGGAGCGCCTAAACCTTTTGATAGGCATACCTGCAGTTCGACGTTCAACAGATAAGTACAGTCACACAGCCAACATTAATGTAGCCTATCCTTATGTTGGTTGCATAATCCAACGTTGCAACAAGCAAATTGAGATGTACCGAAACTGAATCAGCAGCTCTCACAAGTCTATGAACAGGAACTCCGAGTGCCTGACACGACGACAGCAATGGAAAATGTCAGGAGAAGATACGCAGGGTTCGTACTTAGTCATGCCGGTTTATTGACCACATGCTGTACTACTTACCACGGAAGCGTTAAAAATACGAGCTCCGTCGATATGAAGCTTCAAGCCATGGCTTTTACCAACCTCACCAACCTTGTCGGTGTACTCTACAGACAGACACTTTCCGCCAGTGCTGCAGCAACAAGAAGAAAATTATGAACCAGAGTCAGGTAAAAACTAGTACAGTACCATTCTGATCAGTAACATGAGCAACATGCATCAGGGAGCAACTCACTTTCCGTGTGTGTTCTCCAAGCAGATGAGCCTGGTGGTGGGATAATACATGGCCCCGTCCGGATGCCTGATGGCAGCAACGATCTTGTGGATGTCCATGGTGCCGTCGGGGTTGTTGGGCACGGTCCTGGGGTGGACGCCGCCGAGGGTGGAGATGCCCCCGTTCTCATAGATGTGGATGTGGGAGTTGTCCCCGAGGATGACCTCGCTGCCCCTGGTGTCGCAGTGCGCGAGGACGGAGACGAGGTTGCCCATGGTGCCCGAGGGGACGAACAGGGCGGCCTCCTTGCCCATGATCCTGGCCATCTCCGCCTCGAAGCGCTGCGCGGTCGGGTCCGCGCCCAggacgtcgtcgtccacctccgCCGCGGCCATGGCGGCGCGCATGGCCTCGGATGGCTTGGTGACCGTGTCGGAGCGGAGGTCCACCACCTTGGTCACCATCCTGCCTGTGTGGCTGTGGCTCGAGCTCACGCTTCAGCAGGATCACGTACGACTCGGGAACTAGAATGAGCGATACGAAGCGTTCTGTTAGCAGCGCACTGTAAATCTTGGATGCACCAGTGGTGCAATTTTCGTTCGGTAACAAAACAAAAAATTTCATGCCAAATCAACATGTAGCAAGCTGTGAACTAATCAACTCCCACACGGAAAACCAAAAAGGAGACGTCATTTTTTTTACATTGCACAGGAGTGCCCGGAACTTGGCACGCAATGGACAGACACGGCCTCCACGGCTCCGGTCACACGCGCACACGCCAAATGTGTGCAGGTGTAGCCAGGAAGGATGCATACAACTCTATCCGTCCAACAACCACAAACTTTGGCGCCTTTTTGGGGACCATGCTGGTGCATGTCACACATTTCCTCTGAGATTTTTGGAAAGCGGCGAAAGGATGAACACCCGCACGGCGGCTCCAAGAACAATGGAACCGCGCATCGCAGGGTATCGTCGTTCAGAAACAAACAGATGTTTAGCAATCGTCTACTCCTATACATGGCACGAAACGAGGAGGAGAGGAGACGAGTGCACGCGCGTTCATCATCAATCGGCAATAAAACAGTGAATAAAACTTGGTAGGAGAGGATGAAGAGGGGGATCTGAGGAACTGCGGCGCACCAGAATCcttggagatggagcccgagccGAGGCGGATAGGAAGAATTGCGGGCGAGAGAAGAGCTGAGTGGAGAGTGGAGTGGTCCGTCTGGCTTCGGAGCTGGCCCTGGCCGCTGCGGAGTCGCGCTTTATACATGACGACGAGGGCCGGGCGCCGCCTGCCAGAGGAAGAGGAGCTGGACGAGACGCCGTCGCGCGATCAGCCACGCCGGCCTCTTGACCACTCGTTGTCACGTGCCCGCGGGCGCCTCCACGTAGGACGGCGCTGGGCCGTTGCTTTTCTTGGCCGCCTCCTTCCATCCATCCAGCTGTGGGTGATGTGCACTTGACCTAGTAGAATCCTAGTAGTAGATGCGTCACGTCCTCCAACTCCAAAGGTGCCGGAGAAGGGAAGAGACCAAGCAAATCAGCCTAGTGCCGGCTGTGCAAATTGGCTGGGACGACGCCTAAATAAAAATCCAATACCGAATGGTCGGTCTGCGTCGGCCTACTCAGCTCACACAAAGATACCAAGTGGCAGAATAAGAATATTCACTACGCAAACGCCGCCAACGAGAACTCATCTCTCGTTCCAGTTTGTACACTTGCACCGTGGAAATGTTCTCTGAAAGAGGCACGCACTCGAAAGTACGCATTTCACCTTTCGATCAGGCTACCAGCGACACACGTTTGTTACATGCGTGGCAAGTTGCGAGTAAGGCTCTGGCTTCACTGGAGGCCATCTTCCATGGACCATCCACATGCGTCAATCAAGAATTCTGCAAGACTCTCTCACTTGTCCCGTAGCATTGTCCAAAGTGCATGGTCTCAGAATACAAGTTGGTTTTGGTGGCCTCGCTTGCGACCGGGGTCCTAGCTAGCTAGCTAACGCTAGGCCACCAGATTTTTGCCTTGCATTTCACAAGGTGGCGGCCGAGAATGCAAAAGGTAACTAACAACGTACGGCGCAGCTGATGAATCATCGTTATCACACCAAGTGTCAGTCCAAACCAAAAAAACGCGCACAAGAGTGGACGTATGTTTTTCTCTCTCTTCTTGCTAtcttgatgatgatgatgatgtgagCTCAGAGCATCTCCAATGACGGCGCCAAAAGTGCGTGCATGCTCATTTAGCGTGTAGCGAAGTTTTCGCGCGCTCCAGCGGAGGCGGGAAACAAGCACGTGCGGGAGAAAGCTGGCGGTCACGCAATAGATTTGATGCATCGCTTCCGACGCATGTGTAAATTGCGGCGCTCGCCACACGCGCTCCTCCCCGCTTCGTCTGCTTCCTCACCGCTTCAGCACCCCGCCATCGACCCGCCACCATCGCGCCACCATGCCGCCGGACATCTTCGGGCTACCGCGGCGTCCGCGAGCGCCCCTCCGACGTGTACTACGCTAAGATCCGGTCCGGCGACATCCGCCTCGGCCTGGACACGTTCGAGACCGCGCACGAGGCTGTCTGCGCGtacgacgcggcggcgtggcgcctaGAGAGGCCTCGCTCGCAGCTGAACTTTCACGACGTTTACACGCGTGAGCAGGCGCAGGCCGTCGTCCCTCCGCCTCGTCTTATAACAGACCTGGACCGTCAGGAACACCGTCGGCGGCAGCGCCGCCTACTCATCGCCGAGGAGGACGAGCGAGCCATAGCAGAGGGGTGCCGACACCACCCGAAGGATGTCGCCAACGAGAACGCCTTCTGGGCGAAGAGAACGGCAAAGCGCCGCGCGGAGCGGGCGGACAGGCGTCGGCGGAATGCACTGGGCATATCGCAGTGCGATCTCGTTAACGCCGGTGGGAAGTCGTTCTTCTCGTCAGACGATGATCGTTGGGATGACGTGTGGATCTCTACCTCGGACAACACCAGCGAGGGTGATGATGATGAGGACGTCTCGAAGTAGGTTCTAGTTACACCGTAGCTTTTATCTAGTTGCACCGTAGTTTTATTGTTGCACCATAGTTTTATTGTTGCACCATAGtttttttatctatctatgctatGAACTATGTAAGATATCTATGTATCGTTTTTATCTACGTTGAAATATGTATTTTTTTTATCTATGCAAAATATCTATGCACCGTAGTTCAGAGTGTTTGTGCGAGAGCGTGCACTGTATTTTAACGCACCTGTTGAAGCTACACGCGGGCGTTAAATTTATCGCGGCCGCTGGAGCCAGCGCTCCTTGCCGCACCAAATCAGGCGATTAACATGCTGCAAACTGATTTTTAGCACGCCACGCATTAgacggctgttggagatgctctcaATCGCCGGTGCTGAGTAGCTTCACAGCTGGCGGATAGAGTTGGGCTGGACGACCCGTGCACGGCCACCTCCTGCACGTCCAGTACCGGATCAGCCTTTTGAATCAGCATGATAGGCCACCGCGTGCTTCTTTGCTTGGCTGGTTCCTCGTTCCTGCAAAACACTCGTGAATCGTGTTGGTGCCGTCTGATGCAAGTGTCGTGGTAGGTCCACTAGTGTACGTGGACTCTCCATCCAAGCACACCTGATCCTTTTTTCCTTCGGAAATCACTTAGATCTTTAACCAACCAGCGGCACAAGCACCCGTAAAATAAACAAACACCCCTGCAAAATAAAGAAATCACATCGAAGTTTCTCGGGACTGGGCGTGCCACGCGCCCACGCCGCAGCATGCTACTATCATGGTGGGGCTAGCCTGTCGTAGTTGATCATGGATAAAAAGTTATCGACACCATGGTTCTGCTGGATCAGTGCACTGGTGAAGAAGACAAAGCTGAAGGACCAAACTGCAAATAAAGCCGCCAACACTGACGAACCAGTAGACCCTACAAACCATGACCTTCTGGTCATAAGGGCATCTCCGAGGAGGACCCTTAAAACGCCTACAACCGTCTGAACCGAGTTATCTAGACGCAGTTTGTCATCCAACGCGGTACCCCATCGGTCTGCGGACTAGCTCGGTTGTCTGAAATCCCGAAAACCAGACGTGAACAAAGGGACGCTTTGCAGGAGTGTGGACTACCGTCACGTAGGATTCAGACACTCCCGGCCCACTAAAATCCCCTCCCTGGTCCACTTCTCTTCCACTCCAAGCCCCTCTCCTTCTTTGCATCTGCACCCTCCTCATTCGGCGTCGCCACTGCACCACTTCAGCTATTTCCCAGGCATCCTCGCACGTCCACAGCCCCCACCGACATGCCTGCCCCGCCTTGGAGTACGCCGCCATCCACCCAGGTACCCTCCGCCCCATGCCGATGCCATCCATGGTGGACACCACGCCCAACAAGTGTTCGGTTAAATGTCGTAGAGCTTTTTTTTATTGAACTTCTCATGATTTTCTAGAGTAAGCATGATGGCGGGGTACTTGGTGATGGAGGATAAGTTGTTGTGCGATGCGTGGAAGGTTGTATCACTTTGTAGGCACGAGGCAAGGGGGGGCGATGTTTTGGCAAAAATCATGTGCTTCGTTTCTAGAGTAAATGCACTACGCACCCTATGACTTGCACATGATCCATGATCGTAGTGTGAAGTCGCTAGCCCATTGGTGATACATCATCTCCAACTCTGTCATAAAGTTTTACGGTGTGGCTACATGAGTGGAGAGAATGTTTCAGGCTTGTCAACCATGGAGATATTAAGTTTTTCTTTTTGTTGCTCTacatgcactagtagaaaacagggctttggttggAGCCTGCCAAGCCCATTAGTTCCGGTTCAGTCaagaaccgggacccatggggggcATACGTCCCGGTTCGTGTGCCCAGGGGCCCGGCCGGGCCTCGGAAGGCAT contains:
- the LOC125539149 gene encoding low-specificity L-threonine aldolase 1-like, whose translation is MVTKVVDLRSDTVTKPSEAMRAAMAAAEVDDDVLGADPTAQRFEAEMARIMGKEAALFVPSGTMGNLVSVLAHCDTRGSEVILGDNSHIHIYENGGISTLGGVHPRTVPNNPDGTMDIHKIVAAIRHPDGAMYYPTTRLICLENTHGNTGGKCLSVEYTDKVGEVGKSHGLKLHIDGARIFNASVALGVPVHRLVRAADSVSVCLSKGLGAPVGSVIVGSKAFIDKAKILRKTLGGGMRQVGILCAAAYLAVRDTVGKLADDHRKAKVLADGLTKIKQFTVDLASVETNMVFFDIADPRITPDKLCQVLEQRNVLAMPASSKSVRLVTHYQISDSDVQYTLTCIEKAVEEILSGNAKFERLTNGITTNSYGH